A DNA window from Engraulis encrasicolus isolate BLACKSEA-1 chromosome 3, IST_EnEncr_1.0, whole genome shotgun sequence contains the following coding sequences:
- the LOC134445901 gene encoding UDP-glucuronosyltransferase 2C1-like, with product MHSDQAVASVQQTVCTLGTMMRAAPHNAAAVLVLVAALCAVQVQEVSCGKVLVWYTEGSHWINMKPILDTLIERGHSVTMLFHNASMFVDPKDHALYDYHLFNVAMDLEENFDFFNDFMYFSLHELDQLSYARIFWRLKNLMHKDAELALKLLDGLLHSDEVMRKLKEAKYDLLFADPIYPGSELVAHILGIPFTYTLRFSLANGMERLCGQLPAPPSYVPGSTVKLTDQMSLSERVTNSVYYLMMDFLSLHSMWSQYDQYYSGVLGRPVSFCELMGKADMWFIRTYWDFEYPRPILPNFKYIGGIHCKPAKPLPKEIEEFVQSSGDDGIVVFTLGSMIADLPKEKSNIIASALGQIPQKVLWRYKGERPETLAPNTRLFKWIPQNDLLGHPKTRAFVTHGGTNGLYEAIYHGVPTVGIPLFADQPDNMVHMRAKGAAVIMDYNTMQSQDLVDGLRTVINDPSYKENAMRLSKIHHDRPESPRDEAVFWLEHVMRHKGAKHLRVEAHNLTWYQYHCLDAFAILIAIVLLVIMLLYQTCKFCCRKLCLRPTQKKKHE from the exons ATGCACAGTGACCAAGCCGTAGCGAGTGTACAGCAGACAGTGTGCACTCTGGGCACCATGATGAGAGCCGCACCGCACAATGCCGCTGCCGTTTTGGTGCTCGTGGCCGCCTTGTGCGCCGTGCAGGTTCAGGAGGTCAGCTGTGGGAAGGTCCTGGTGTGGTACACGGAGGGCAGCCACTGGATCAACATGAAGCCCATCCTGGACACCTTGATCGAGAGGGGCCACAGCGTGACCATGCTCTTCCACAACGCCTCCATGTTCGTCGACCCCAAGGACCACGCGCTCTACGACTACCACCTGTTCAACGTCGCCATGGACCTGGAGGAGAACTTTGACTTCTTCAACGACTTCATGTACTTCTCCCTGCACGAACTGGACCAGCTGAGCTACGCACGGATCTTCTGGCGGCTGAAGAACCTGATGCACAAAGACGCGGAGCTCGCCCTCAAGCTGCTCGACGGGCTCCTGCACTCGGACGAGGTCATGAGGAAGCTGAAGGAGGCCAAGTATGACCTGCTCTTCGCGGACCCCATCTATCCGGGCAGCGAGCTGGTCGCTCACATCCTGGGCATTCCTTTCACGTACACCCTGCGCTTCTCCTTAGCCAACGGCATGGAGAGACTGTGTGGCCAGCTGCCGGCTCCTCCGTCGTACGTGCCAGGCAGCACGGTCAAGCTAACCGACCAGATGAGCTTGTCTGAGAGAGTCACCAACTCAGTCTACTACCTCATGATGGACTTCCTGTCCCTTCACAGCATGTGGAGCCAGTATGATCAGTATTACAGTGGAGTACTAG GAAGGCCCGTGTCCTTCTGTGAACTCATGGGCAAGGCTGACATGTGGTTTATCAGAACGTACTGGGACTTTGAATACCCCCGGCCCATCCTTCCCAACTTCAAATACATTGGTGGAATTCACTGCAAACCTGCCAAGCCTTTGCCTAAG GAAATAGAGGAGTTTGTTCAATCCTCAGGGGATGATGGGATCGTAGTCTTCACCTTGGGCTCCATGATTGCTGACCTCCCCAAAGAGAAGAGCAATATCATTGCCTCAGCTCTGGGACAAATCCCACAGAAG GTATTATGGAGGTACAAAGGGGAGAGGCCAGAGACTCTTGCCCCCAACACAAGACTCTTCAAGTGGATCCCACAGAATGACCTTCTAG GGCATCCCAAAACCAGGGCGTTTGTCACCCACGGTGGCACGAATGGCTTGTATGAGGCCATCTACCACGGAGTGCCCACGGTGGGCATCCCGCTGTTTGCGGACCAGCCGGATAACATGGTGCACATGAGAGCCAAGGGTGCGGCCGTCATCATGGACTACAACACCATGCAGAGCCAGGACTTGGTAGACGGGCTGAGGACCGTCATCAACGATCCCTC GTACAAGGAGAATGCCATGAGGCTTTCCAAAATCCACCACGACAGGCCCGAGTCGCCCCGTGACGAGGCAGTGTTCTGGTTGGAGCATGTGATGCGGCACAAAGGGGCCAAGCACCTGAGGGTGGAGGCCCACAACCTCACCTGGTATCAGTACCACTGCCTGGACGCCTTCGCCATCCTCATCGCGATAGTCCTCCTGGTGATCATGTTGCTTTACCAGACCTGCAAGTTCTGCTGCAGGAAACTCTGTCTGAGGCCGACGCAAAAGAAGAAACACGAATGA
- the tal2 gene encoding T-cell acute lymphocytic leukemia protein 2 has protein sequence MTRKVFTNTRERWRQHNVNSAFAELRKLIPTHPPEKKLSKNEILRLAMRYINFLVQILEVQGGGEGGDGGDGLQTSRHQSPAALLSFLRGNMESLQAASRPWALGSSDTDAPSPSSSCDSSEAW, from the coding sequence ATGACCCGTAAGGTGTTCACCAACACGCGGGAGCGCTGGAGGCAGCACAACGTCAACAGCGCCTTCGCCGAGCTGCGCAAGCTGATCCCCACCCACCCGCCGGAGAAGAAGCTTAGCAAGAACGAGATTCTGCGCCTGGCCATGCGCTACATCAACTTCCTGGTGCAGATCCTGGAGgtgcagggaggaggagaaggaggtgatggCGGCGATGGTCTTCAGACATCCAGGCACCAGTCTCCAGCCGCGCTCCTGAGTTTCCTCAGGGGGAACATGGAGAGTCTGCAGGCCGCCTCGAGACCCTGGGCACTGGGCAGCAGTGATACGGACGCCCCATCGCCCAGCTCCAGCTGCGACAGCTCTGAGGCTTGGTAA